A single genomic interval of Aegicerativicinus sediminis harbors:
- a CDS encoding FeoA family protein, translating into MQSTLAHLKRGQKGIIMDVSSIHIPLKLLEMGCLPGNEVRLVQVAPFSDPLYLNVNGTHLAIRKETAIHILIDIVDE; encoded by the coding sequence GTGCAATCGACACTGGCACATCTTAAACGCGGACAAAAGGGCATCATCATGGATGTGTCTTCCATACATATTCCCTTAAAATTGTTAGAAATGGGTTGTTTGCCCGGCAATGAAGTGCGTTTGGTGCAGGTAGCCCCTTTTTCAGACCCCCTATATCTCAACGTAAATGGCACCCATTTAGCCATCAGGAAAGAGACTGCAATCCATATTTTAATAGAT